A single genomic interval of Uranotaenia lowii strain MFRU-FL unplaced genomic scaffold, ASM2978415v1 HiC_scaffold_494, whole genome shotgun sequence harbors:
- the LOC129760189 gene encoding lysine-specific demethylase 6B-like codes for MDVTVLIACLALAGTLIIVLVVLCRLIQPYDVAWFLSEREDKIKLSKMKLYNANGYLMHSGSEILLGSTGSFQRFDSVDRDYKPQYGQGSGLTVPPWRTTSTEESEIPPQPLRPAPSPKEPKFGANNKAIQKQTSEPKPPMGPIIISPIPRPVPRKQHSAPISFPLPVLNSSPREKRHPQETHICTNPFLNQPPLKEEVDPPPVPLPPAPPDPPVVEQPPFLQRLIRSANNPFLSDPRKPEDECFFNFEPATVQSVFAEDDPIRRVEKRLSKMENFRKMSRLIESNQVLLNIYQQFNNTLDRSNDPEPTPLTSRTPPARIIGGPSSSSSTSPQLSPKLFDSTSMSSPRNSPPPPQPSNPAPTLPLQPLISAGSFRMDSSKYDDSPKTEAGDFIKVPTVSNSIKHILRNRSFSETEFSERKQFKSMAFNLVDPADPTSIPTNSANSAASSSNTSPVPLMKNSSYKDLTRYYQNASSSSGQSPQPQAGASTGALPRPVPLHKTLSESFLEQYSLGRNSTYIPGGCGESCSSGSSASIFGGASSTNDRLRSTGTGPGGILKASTSSESVASQSSVIFSDLRAPDQQPITGYLCVGLQWDR; via the exons ATGCACTCCGGCTCGGAAATCCTACTGGGCTCGACGGGAAGCTTCCAGCGATTCGACTCCGTGGATCGAGACTATAAACCCCAGTACGGGCAGGGCTCCGGCCTCACAGTGCCCCCGTGGCGAACCACCTCCACCGAGGAGTCCGAAATACCACCGCAACCGCTGCGACCCGCTCCCTCCCCCAAGGAACCCAAGTTTGGCGCCAATAATAAGGCGATCCAGAAACAGAC ttctgAACCGAAACCACCGATGGGTCCGATAATAATATCCCCGATACCGAGGCCGGTACCCCGGAAGCAACATTCCGCTCCGATCTCTTTTCCACTGCCAGTGTTGAATAGTTCCCCACGGGAAAAAAGGCATCCCCAAGAGACCCACATCTGTACCAACCCGTTCCTGAATCAACCTCCGCTGAAGGAAGAAGTGGATCCTCCACCGGTTCCGTTGCCTCCAGCACCTCCGGATCCGCCGGTGGTAGAACAGCCACCGTTTCTGCAACGCCTGATCCGGTCGGCCAACAACCCTTTCCTGTCGGATCCCCGGAAGCCTGAGGACGagtgtttcttcaactttgaacCGGCTACGGTGCAGTCCGTATTTGCAGAAGACGATCCAATTCGACGCGTCGAAAAGCGTCTCTCTAAGATGGAGAACTTTCGCAAGATGTCACGGCTGATCGAAAGCAATCAGGTCTTGCTTAACATCTATCAGCAGTTCAATAATACCCTGGATCGTTCAAACGATCCGGAACCTACTCCGTTGACAAGTCGCACCCCTCCGGCCCGAATCATCGGAGGACCTTCTTCATCCTCTTCAACGTCTCCACAACTATCACCGAAGTTGTTCGACAGCACCTCGATGTCCTCGCCTCGTAACTCTCCACCTCCTCCACAACCCTCAAACCCTGCTCCAACACTGCCCCTGCAACCGCTCATTTCCGCCGGTTCATTCCGGATGGACAGCAGTAAGTACGACGATTCGCCGAAAACCGAAGCCGGAGACTTTATCAAAGTTCCAACGGTATCGAACAGTATCAAACACATCCTGCGGAACAGATCCTTCTCGGAGACGGAGTTCAGCGAACGGAAACAGTTCAAATCGATGGCCTTCAACCTTGTAGATCCAGCTGATCCAACCTCAATCCCGACAAATAGTGCAAACAGTGCTGCCAGCAGCAGCAATACCTCCCCTGTTCCGCTTATGAAAAACTCTTCCTACAAAGATCTCACGCGGTACTACCAAAACGCCTCCAGCTCTTCCGGGCAGTCACCACAACCACAAGCAGGTGCCTCAACCGGGGCTCTGCCCCGGCCAGTTCCCCTTCACAAAACACTCTCGGAATCGTTCCTGGAGCAGTACTCACTGGGACGGAATTCTACGTACATTCCCGGCGGCTGTGGCGAATCGTGTAGTTCCGGATCCAGTGCCAGCATATTCGGAGGAGCATCATCCACAAATGATCGGTTGCGGTCGACAGGAACTGGACCGGGAGGAATTTTGAAGGCCTCGACCTCGAGTGAATCGGTGGCTTCGCAGTCGTCGGTGATTTTCAGTGATCTCAGGGCGCCGGATCAGCAACCCATTACCGGGTATCTTTGCGTCGGGCTGCAGTGGGATCGGTGA